In one Corallococcus sp. EGB genomic region, the following are encoded:
- a CDS encoding CpsD/CapB family tyrosine-protein kinase: MDSTMERAGNFLPRVDDSAASSNAVDRRVVTLTAPASAAAEQYRTLYYRLERMREQRPMKVVALTSAMPGEGKTVTSVNLALAAARANPERRILLVDADLRRGQVAPTLGMRNKQGLAELLAGECDVRDVVRRFNATRLAVIPAGATPEESTQVLASARMKQFLKAVRDGFDEVYVDLPPTLPFADAAILGHQMDGVLMVIRANVTPSKVVNQAVEQLAGAALVGCVLNGAEVNATPYLKNYVRK; encoded by the coding sequence ATGGACTCGACGATGGAGCGGGCCGGTAATTTCCTCCCCCGCGTGGACGACAGCGCGGCTTCCTCGAACGCGGTGGACCGCCGGGTGGTGACGCTCACGGCCCCTGCTTCCGCGGCCGCCGAACAGTACCGCACCCTGTACTACCGCCTGGAGCGGATGCGCGAGCAGCGCCCGATGAAGGTGGTGGCGCTCACCTCCGCGATGCCCGGCGAGGGCAAGACGGTGACGAGCGTGAACCTGGCCCTGGCCGCCGCCCGGGCGAACCCGGAGCGCCGCATCCTGCTGGTGGACGCGGACCTGCGCCGGGGGCAGGTGGCTCCCACGCTGGGCATGCGCAACAAGCAGGGCCTGGCGGAGCTCCTGGCGGGTGAGTGCGACGTGCGCGACGTGGTGCGCCGCTTCAACGCCACGCGGCTGGCGGTCATCCCCGCCGGCGCCACGCCGGAGGAGAGCACCCAGGTGCTGGCAAGCGCCCGCATGAAGCAGTTCCTCAAGGCGGTGCGCGACGGCTTCGACGAGGTGTACGTGGACCTGCCGCCCACGCTGCCGTTCGCGGACGCGGCCATCCTGGGCCACCAGATGGACGGCGTGCTGATGGTCATCCGCGCCAACGTCACCCCCTCCAAGGTGGTGAACCAGGCGGTGGAGCAGCTGGCGGGCGCGGCGCTGGTGGGCTGTGTCCTCAACGGGGCGGAAGTGAACGCGACCCCATACCTGAAGAACTACGTGAGGAAGTAG